One Amycolatopsis sp. NBC_00355 genomic window carries:
- a CDS encoding FadR/GntR family transcriptional regulator has translation MEAVLAHLRRQIERGEYAVGDKLPSEAALGKEFEVSRSVVREALRGLQALGLTESKSGKGTFVTATGPAEHPVFGPYSARDLIEVRRHVEIPVAGYAALRRSADDLDLLGHLVERMAAETDNTAWVALDSLFHITIAQASGNPVFGKVIEEIRDALARQSAFLNQLGDRRHRSNIEHREIVTAIAEGSEAAAVEAMTAHLRHVENTLTSIVNGDE, from the coding sequence ATGGAAGCCGTGCTGGCCCACCTGCGCCGTCAGATCGAACGCGGCGAGTACGCCGTCGGCGACAAGCTCCCGTCCGAGGCCGCGCTGGGCAAGGAGTTCGAGGTCAGCCGCTCGGTGGTCCGGGAGGCGCTGCGCGGGCTGCAGGCGCTCGGGCTCACCGAGTCGAAGTCCGGCAAGGGCACCTTCGTCACCGCGACCGGGCCCGCCGAGCACCCGGTGTTCGGGCCGTACTCGGCCCGCGACCTGATCGAGGTGCGCCGCCACGTCGAGATCCCGGTCGCCGGGTACGCGGCGCTGCGGCGCTCCGCCGACGACCTCGACCTGCTCGGCCACCTCGTCGAGCGGATGGCCGCCGAGACCGACAACACCGCGTGGGTCGCGCTGGACTCGCTGTTCCACATCACCATCGCCCAGGCGTCGGGCAACCCCGTGTTCGGGAAGGTGATCGAGGAGATCCGGGACGCGCTGGCCCGCCAATCCGCCTTCCTCAACCAGCTCGGCGACCGCCGTCACCGGTCGAACATCGAGCACCGCGAGATCGTCACGGCGATCGCCGAGGGCTCGGAAGCCGCCGCGGTCGAGGCCATGACGGCCCACCTGCGGCACGTCGAAAACACCTTGACCAGCATCGTGAACGGGGACGAGTAG
- a CDS encoding GH92 family glycosyl hydrolase — protein sequence MTVALRSVKLTTLSHVTGEGRAMAARKILTLLGAVALAATAFATPAAAGVELVADPASYVDPLIGSTNAGNTYPGATTPFGMIAWSPTTTKGLQNGTGAAGGYQYDVTRVRGFSLTHLNGTGCTPGASGDVPIMPFPGAVLSSPSADRTDQVFASDFSHADETAEPGHYGVGLANGVGVNLTTTDRAGLGRFTFPADKPANLLFRTSNSLPGSSNASISIDAAHRRVTGSVDSGGFCGRTTGGEENQRSYYTLHFSVTFDQPITGQGTWVDGTLRPGTSSATGGEGFTDAARVGKGSGGYVGFDASKGPVTARIGISYVSAANAQRNADAEVPANRSFDSVRASARKAWQDQLTKIELGGGTHAQLTTFYTALYHALQQPSLASDVTGEYLGSDRKVHRLAKGQHAQYGTFSGWDVYRGQVQLLAFLDPARAGDYAQSLYNFAGQNGGEWDRWLHNNGGTHVMSGDPSAPALAGMYAFGARGFDVQGAFGSLARAATVPTANDTRDAGCPIQCIGQRPGLADYLKLHYAPDDACHCWGSAAETLEDSVADFALSDWASRIGRDPSAFLARSGYWRNLVNPRASADGPYVQARKADGSWVTPFQPSTDTGFVEGSSAQYTWMASHDVAGVVGGLGGAPAALKRLDGFFHDAAGDWALSGADDVHYNPGNEPDINAPWLYDYLGRPWQTQQTVRRIVNTIYGPGTGGLPGNDDLGTMSAWYVFATLGMFPQVPSRADLVLASPLFPRAVVHRGNGATITVEAPRASADTYYVQGVRVNGSPTSKPWVAESFVANGGTITYDLSTTPNPSWGTAPADAPPQAALPAFHPDVAAPGVTPKPFRPLVTPAG from the coding sequence GTGACCGTAGCGTTGCGCAGCGTCAAGCTGACAACGTTGTCGCACGTCACCGGCGAAGGGCGGGCCATGGCCGCGCGGAAGATCCTGACCCTGCTCGGCGCGGTGGCCCTGGCGGCGACGGCGTTCGCGACGCCCGCCGCGGCCGGCGTCGAGCTGGTCGCCGACCCGGCGTCCTACGTCGATCCGCTGATCGGCAGCACCAACGCGGGCAACACCTACCCCGGCGCGACGACGCCGTTCGGGATGATCGCCTGGAGCCCGACCACGACGAAGGGGCTGCAGAACGGGACCGGTGCCGCCGGCGGCTACCAGTACGACGTCACGCGGGTGCGCGGCTTCAGCCTCACCCACCTCAACGGCACCGGCTGCACACCCGGCGCGTCCGGCGACGTGCCGATCATGCCGTTCCCCGGCGCCGTCCTGTCCTCGCCGTCGGCCGACCGCACCGACCAGGTCTTCGCCAGCGACTTCTCGCACGCCGACGAGACCGCCGAGCCGGGCCACTACGGCGTCGGCCTGGCCAACGGCGTCGGCGTAAACCTCACCACCACCGACCGGGCCGGGCTCGGCCGCTTCACCTTCCCCGCGGACAAGCCCGCGAACCTGCTCTTCCGGACGTCGAACTCGCTGCCGGGCAGCTCGAACGCCTCGATCAGCATCGACGCGGCGCACCGGCGGGTGACCGGCTCGGTCGACTCGGGCGGCTTCTGCGGCCGCACCACCGGCGGCGAGGAGAACCAGCGCTCCTACTACACGCTGCACTTCAGCGTCACCTTCGACCAGCCGATCACCGGCCAGGGCACCTGGGTCGACGGCACCCTGCGGCCCGGCACGAGCAGCGCGACCGGCGGCGAGGGCTTCACCGACGCCGCACGCGTCGGCAAGGGCTCGGGCGGCTACGTCGGCTTCGACGCGAGCAAGGGCCCGGTCACCGCGCGGATCGGCATCTCCTACGTCAGCGCCGCGAACGCCCAGCGCAACGCCGACGCGGAGGTACCGGCGAACCGGTCGTTCGACAGCGTTCGCGCGTCGGCCCGGAAGGCGTGGCAGGACCAGCTGACGAAGATCGAGCTCGGCGGCGGCACGCACGCGCAGCTCACGACGTTCTACACCGCGCTCTACCACGCGCTGCAGCAGCCGAGCCTCGCCAGCGACGTCACGGGGGAGTACCTCGGCAGCGACCGGAAGGTCCACCGGCTCGCGAAGGGCCAGCACGCGCAGTACGGCACGTTCTCCGGCTGGGACGTCTACCGGGGGCAGGTCCAGCTGCTCGCGTTCCTCGACCCGGCCCGGGCGGGCGACTACGCCCAATCCCTCTACAACTTCGCCGGGCAGAACGGCGGGGAATGGGATCGGTGGCTGCACAACAACGGCGGCACGCACGTGATGTCCGGCGACCCGTCGGCGCCGGCGCTGGCCGGGATGTACGCCTTCGGCGCCCGCGGCTTCGACGTCCAAGGCGCCTTCGGCTCGCTGGCCCGCGCGGCCACCGTGCCGACCGCGAACGACACCCGCGACGCCGGCTGCCCGATCCAGTGCATCGGCCAGCGGCCGGGCCTGGCCGACTACCTGAAGCTGCACTACGCGCCGGACGACGCCTGCCACTGCTGGGGCTCGGCCGCCGAGACGCTCGAAGACTCCGTCGCCGACTTCGCGTTGTCGGACTGGGCGTCCCGCATCGGCCGTGACCCTTCCGCGTTCCTCGCGCGCTCCGGTTACTGGCGCAACCTGGTCAACCCGCGGGCGAGCGCGGACGGCCCGTACGTCCAGGCCCGCAAGGCCGACGGCTCGTGGGTGACGCCGTTCCAGCCGTCGACCGACACCGGCTTCGTCGAGGGCAGTAGCGCGCAGTACACGTGGATGGCCTCGCACGACGTCGCCGGCGTGGTCGGCGGCCTGGGTGGTGCGCCCGCCGCGCTGAAGCGCCTCGACGGCTTCTTCCACGACGCGGCCGGCGACTGGGCGCTGTCGGGTGCCGACGACGTCCACTACAACCCGGGCAACGAGCCGGACATCAACGCGCCCTGGCTGTACGACTACCTCGGCCGGCCGTGGCAGACGCAGCAGACGGTCCGCCGGATCGTGAACACGATCTACGGCCCGGGCACCGGCGGCCTGCCCGGCAACGACGACCTCGGCACCATGTCGGCGTGGTACGTCTTCGCCACGCTCGGCATGTTCCCGCAGGTCCCGAGCCGCGCGGACCTCGTGCTGGCGTCCCCGCTGTTCCCGCGCGCGGTCGTCCACCGCGGCAACGGCGCGACGATCACGGTCGAGGCCCCGCGCGCCTCGGCGGACACGTACTACGTCCAGGGCGTGCGCGTGAACGGCTCGCCGACGTCCAAGCCGTGGGTGGCGGAGTCGTTCGTCGCGAACGGCGGCACGATCACCTACGACCTGTCCACGACGCCGAACCCGTCGTGGGGCACGGCGCCCGCGGACGCCCCGCCGCAGGCCGCGCTCCCGGCGTTTCACCCGGACGTGGCCGCCCCGGGCGTCACGCCCAAGCCGTTCCGACCCCTCGTCACCCCCGCCGGCTGA
- the dnaE gene encoding DNA polymerase III subunit alpha: MSNDSFVHLHVHTEYSMLDGAAKIAPLFAEAARLGMPAVGMTDHGNMYGGDEFYQQSKKHGIKPIIGIEAYVAPESRFHKKPVFWGQQNQRGSDELGEGGDVSGAGAYTHMTMLAQNATGLRNLFKLSSLASMQGYYRKPRMDRELISENHSGIIATTGCPSGEVQTRLRLGQKEAAIQAASDYKDIFGADNFFLELMDHGLPIERSVREGLLEVGRLLDLKPIATNDSHYVTKDQADTHSALLCVQAGKTLNDPTRFKFDGDGYYLKAAAEMREYWDKEVPGASDNTLLIAERIESYEDVYSHKDRLPFFEVPEGYDQGGWLREEVAKGLAWRFPAGPPEGYDERIEKELDVIIGKGFPAYFLIVADLISYARRVGIRVGPGRGSAAGSLVAYVLGITNLDPIPQKLLFERFLNPERVSMPDIDIDFDDRRRGEMIRYATDKYGVDKVAQVITFGTIKTKAAIKDSARVHFGQPGYAIADKISKALPPPIMAKDIPLSGIVDSKHERFGEAAEVRALVETDEECKTIFDTARGLEGLIRNAGVHACAVIMSCDPLTDAIPLWQRDDGSIITGWDYPSCEAIGLLKMDFLGLRNLTVIGDAIDNIKTNRGIDIDLDTLGVEDKETYKLLARGDTLGVFQLDGGPMRDLLRRMEPTVFDDIVAVGALYRPGPMGMNAHNDYADRKNNRQKVKPIHPELDEPLREILADTYGLIVYQEQIMHIGQKVAGYTMGRADVLRRAMGKKKKEVLDLEYDGFEAGMKASPLLDGGFSAEAVKALWDTILPFAGYAFNKSHAAAYGLISYWTAYLKANFTPEYMAALLTSVGDNKDKSAVYLSECRRLGIKVLPPDVNESALRFAAVGEDIRFGMGAVRNVGANVVESIIKTRAEKGKYSTFTDFLDKSELVVCNKRVIESLIKAGGFDSLGYTRLSMIQVHEDAVEAVVPLKRQEAMGQFDLFGFGGEDGDDSAAAVSSSPLAHLKFGEEEYPRKQLLAYEREMLGLYVSAHPLDGAERILRKHAPKPIAGILADPPKEGELVISGLITSLERRVNKKGEPWAICTVEDMDASLEVLFFPKSYALFSSELIEDNAVLVKGRVNWREDKMSIFGGGLATLDLSEVGTGNGDDEPPLVLLAAAEKIDQSVVSELRSTLLAHKGETMVHLKLVGRNQTVFALNDYPVKVSSMLIGELKGIRGITAST, encoded by the coding sequence GTGTCGAACGATTCCTTCGTCCACCTGCACGTCCACACCGAGTACTCGATGCTCGACGGTGCGGCGAAGATCGCTCCCCTCTTCGCGGAGGCGGCGCGCCTCGGCATGCCCGCGGTCGGCATGACCGACCACGGCAACATGTACGGCGGCGACGAGTTCTACCAACAGTCGAAGAAACACGGCATCAAGCCGATCATCGGCATCGAGGCCTACGTCGCGCCGGAGAGCCGCTTCCACAAGAAGCCGGTCTTCTGGGGACAGCAGAACCAGCGCGGATCCGACGAGCTGGGTGAGGGCGGCGACGTCTCGGGCGCCGGCGCGTACACCCACATGACGATGCTCGCGCAGAACGCCACCGGCCTGCGGAACCTGTTCAAGCTGTCCTCGCTGGCCAGCATGCAGGGTTACTACCGCAAGCCCCGGATGGACCGCGAGCTGATCTCGGAGAACCACTCCGGGATCATCGCGACCACCGGCTGCCCGTCGGGCGAGGTGCAGACCCGGCTGCGGCTGGGCCAGAAGGAAGCGGCGATCCAGGCCGCGTCCGACTACAAGGACATCTTCGGCGCCGACAACTTCTTCCTCGAGCTGATGGACCACGGACTGCCGATCGAGCGGTCGGTCCGCGAGGGCCTCCTCGAGGTCGGCCGGCTGCTCGACCTCAAGCCGATCGCGACGAACGACTCGCACTACGTCACCAAGGACCAGGCCGACACGCACTCGGCGCTGCTGTGCGTCCAGGCCGGCAAGACCCTCAACGACCCGACCCGGTTCAAGTTCGACGGTGACGGCTACTACCTCAAGGCCGCCGCCGAGATGCGCGAGTACTGGGACAAGGAAGTCCCCGGCGCGTCGGACAACACGCTGCTGATCGCCGAGCGCATCGAGTCCTACGAGGACGTCTACTCGCACAAGGACCGGCTGCCGTTCTTCGAGGTGCCCGAGGGCTACGACCAGGGCGGCTGGCTGCGCGAAGAGGTCGCGAAGGGCCTGGCCTGGCGGTTCCCCGCCGGTCCGCCCGAGGGCTACGACGAGCGGATCGAGAAGGAGCTCGACGTCATCATCGGGAAGGGCTTCCCGGCCTACTTCCTGATCGTCGCCGACCTCATCAGCTACGCCCGCCGCGTCGGCATCCGCGTCGGCCCCGGCCGTGGTTCGGCCGCCGGTTCGCTGGTCGCGTACGTGCTCGGTATCACCAACCTGGACCCGATCCCGCAGAAGCTGCTGTTCGAGCGGTTCCTGAACCCCGAGCGCGTCTCGATGCCCGACATCGACATCGACTTCGACGACCGCCGCCGCGGCGAGATGATCCGGTACGCGACCGACAAGTACGGCGTCGACAAGGTCGCCCAGGTCATCACCTTCGGCACCATTAAGACCAAAGCGGCGATCAAGGACTCGGCGCGGGTCCACTTCGGCCAGCCGGGGTACGCGATCGCGGACAAGATCTCCAAGGCGCTGCCGCCGCCGATCATGGCGAAGGACATCCCGCTCTCGGGCATCGTCGACAGCAAGCACGAGCGCTTCGGCGAGGCCGCCGAGGTCCGCGCGCTGGTCGAGACGGACGAAGAGTGCAAGACGATCTTCGACACCGCCCGCGGTCTCGAGGGCCTGATCCGCAACGCGGGCGTGCACGCCTGCGCGGTCATCATGTCGTGCGACCCGCTGACCGACGCGATCCCGCTCTGGCAGCGGGACGACGGCTCGATCATCACCGGCTGGGACTACCCGTCGTGCGAGGCCATCGGCCTGCTGAAGATGGACTTCCTGGGCCTGCGGAACCTGACGGTCATCGGTGACGCGATCGACAACATCAAGACCAACCGCGGGATCGACATCGACCTCGACACCCTGGGCGTCGAGGACAAGGAGACCTACAAACTGCTCGCCCGCGGCGACACGCTCGGCGTGTTCCAGCTGGACGGCGGGCCCATGCGCGACCTGCTCCGCCGCATGGAGCCCACGGTGTTCGACGACATCGTCGCGGTCGGCGCGCTCTACCGCCCCGGTCCGATGGGCATGAACGCGCACAACGACTACGCCGACCGCAAGAACAACCGGCAGAAGGTCAAGCCGATCCACCCGGAGCTCGACGAGCCGCTGCGGGAGATCCTGGCCGACACCTACGGCCTGATCGTGTACCAAGAGCAGATCATGCACATCGGCCAGAAGGTGGCCGGGTACACGATGGGGCGCGCGGACGTGCTCCGCCGCGCGATGGGCAAGAAGAAGAAGGAAGTCCTCGACCTCGAGTACGACGGCTTCGAGGCCGGCATGAAGGCCAGCCCGCTGCTCGACGGCGGGTTCTCCGCCGAGGCCGTCAAGGCGCTCTGGGACACGATCCTCCCGTTCGCCGGGTACGCGTTCAACAAGAGCCACGCGGCCGCGTACGGCCTGATCTCCTACTGGACCGCCTACCTGAAGGCTAACTTCACGCCGGAGTACATGGCCGCGCTGCTCACGTCGGTCGGCGACAACAAGGACAAGTCGGCGGTCTACCTCTCCGAGTGCCGCCGGCTCGGCATCAAGGTGCTGCCGCCGGACGTCAACGAGTCGGCCCTGCGGTTCGCGGCCGTCGGGGAGGACATCCGCTTCGGCATGGGCGCGGTCCGCAACGTCGGCGCGAACGTCGTCGAGTCGATCATCAAGACCCGCGCGGAGAAGGGCAAGTACTCCACCTTCACCGACTTCCTCGACAAGTCCGAGCTCGTGGTCTGCAACAAGCGGGTCATCGAGTCGCTGATCAAGGCGGGCGGGTTCGACTCGCTCGGCTACACGCGGCTCTCGATGATCCAGGTCCACGAAGACGCGGTCGAAGCCGTCGTCCCGCTCAAGCGCCAGGAGGCGATGGGCCAGTTCGACCTGTTCGGCTTCGGCGGGGAAGACGGGGATGACAGCGCCGCAGCGGTTTCTTCGTCGCCGCTCGCGCACCTGAAGTTCGGCGAGGAGGAGTACCCGCGCAAGCAGCTGCTCGCCTACGAGCGCGAGATGCTCGGCCTGTACGTCTCGGCCCACCCGCTGGACGGCGCCGAGCGGATCCTGCGCAAGCACGCCCCGAAGCCGATCGCCGGCATCCTCGCCGACCCGCCCAAGGAGGGCGAGCTCGTCATCTCCGGGCTGATCACGTCGCTCGAGCGACGGGTCAACAAGAAGGGCGAGCCCTGGGCGATCTGCACCGTCGAGGACATGGACGCCTCGCTCGAGGTGCTCTTCTTCCCGAAGTCGTACGCGCTGTTCTCGAGTGAGCTGATCGAGGACAACGCGGTGCTGGTCAAGGGCCGCGTCAACTGGCGCGAAGACAAGATGTCCATCTTCGGCGGCGGCCTCGCGACGCTGGACCTGTCCGAGGTCGGCACGGGCAACGGCGACGACGAACCGCCGCTGGTCCTGCTGGCCGCGGCGGAGAAGATCGACCAGTCGGTGGTGAGCGAGCTGCGCTCCACGCTGCTCGCGCACAAGGGCGAGACGATGGTCCACCTCAAGCTGGTGGGGCGGAACCAGACGGTGTTCGCGCTCAACGACTACCCGGTCAAGGTCAGCTCGATGCTGATCGGCGAGCTCAAGGGCATCCGCGGGATCACCGCGTCCACCTGA
- a CDS encoding MFS transporter has translation MTSYEPDPRRWKALAVSLTAGFMGLLDVSIVNVALPSIQRDLGASAGGIRWVVSGYALAFGLVLVTGGRLGDAFGRRKMFLGALAAFVATSALAGAAPNETTLVLARLAQGIAAGMLTPQNTGLIQDLFRGPERGRAFGVFGAVVGISTAVGPILGGVILAVFGDPDGWRWVFYVNVPIGVLAFGLALRLLPRSGKSELRLRSAIDFVGILLLAVAVLGVLLPVVESDNGGPARLWWMFVVALVFGAAFVRWEHSLVRRGRSPLLDTRLFTGTPGYATGAAVGALYFCGFAGIWLVFAMFFQQGLGYTPLQSGLSVTPFALGSAVAAAVAGRLVPRFGRKLTVTGLVLVALGLLVVALLAQLVPPASAGWAFAVPLVLAGVGGGMVISPNTTLTLECVPVRMAGVAGGALQTGQRIGTAIGTAVLASVFGAVVGTAGDYQVALTVALCCAAVLTCGALGLAVAELRARRHRAQLSGPDRAAREAETSAADVHRG, from the coding sequence ATGACTTCGTACGAACCCGATCCCCGCCGCTGGAAAGCGCTGGCCGTCTCCCTGACGGCCGGGTTCATGGGCCTGCTCGACGTCAGCATCGTCAACGTCGCGCTGCCGTCGATCCAGCGTGACCTGGGCGCGAGCGCCGGCGGGATCCGCTGGGTCGTCTCGGGCTACGCGCTGGCGTTCGGCCTGGTCCTGGTCACCGGCGGCCGCCTCGGCGACGCGTTCGGCCGCCGGAAGATGTTCCTCGGCGCCCTCGCGGCGTTCGTCGCCACCAGTGCCCTGGCCGGTGCGGCCCCGAACGAGACGACGCTGGTGCTCGCCCGGCTCGCCCAGGGCATCGCGGCGGGCATGCTCACCCCGCAGAACACCGGCCTGATCCAGGACCTCTTCCGCGGTCCCGAGCGCGGCCGCGCGTTCGGTGTGTTCGGCGCCGTCGTCGGCATCTCGACGGCGGTCGGCCCGATCCTCGGCGGCGTGATCCTCGCCGTCTTCGGTGATCCGGACGGCTGGCGCTGGGTGTTCTACGTCAACGTCCCGATCGGCGTGCTCGCCTTCGGCCTGGCGCTGCGGCTGCTGCCGCGCAGCGGGAAGAGCGAGCTCCGGCTGCGCTCGGCGATCGACTTCGTCGGGATCCTGCTGCTCGCCGTCGCGGTCCTCGGCGTGCTGCTCCCGGTGGTGGAGTCCGACAACGGCGGCCCGGCCCGGCTGTGGTGGATGTTCGTCGTCGCGCTCGTCTTCGGCGCCGCCTTCGTGCGCTGGGAGCACTCGCTGGTCCGGCGCGGCCGGTCGCCGCTGCTGGACACCCGGCTGTTCACCGGCACCCCGGGTTACGCCACGGGTGCCGCCGTGGGCGCGCTCTACTTCTGCGGGTTCGCCGGGATCTGGCTGGTCTTCGCGATGTTCTTCCAGCAGGGCCTCGGCTACACCCCGCTGCAGTCCGGGCTGTCGGTGACGCCGTTCGCGCTCGGCTCGGCGGTGGCCGCGGCCGTCGCCGGGCGGCTGGTGCCGCGCTTCGGACGCAAGCTCACCGTCACCGGACTGGTACTGGTCGCCCTCGGCCTGCTGGTCGTCGCGCTGCTGGCCCAACTGGTCCCGCCCGCGTCCGCGGGATGGGCGTTCGCGGTGCCGCTGGTGCTGGCCGGGGTCGGCGGCGGCATGGTGATCTCGCCGAACACGACGTTGACCCTGGAGTGCGTCCCGGTCCGGATGGCCGGCGTCGCGGGCGGCGCGCTGCAGACCGGGCAGCGGATCGGCACGGCGATCGGCACTGCCGTGCTCGCGTCGGTCTTCGGCGCGGTCGTCGGGACGGCGGGGGACTACCAGGTGGCGCTCACCGTCGCCCTCTGTTGCGCGGCCGTCCTGACGTG